A single genomic interval of Persephonella atlantica harbors:
- a CDS encoding c-type cytochrome: MKRATLLVFLTFKLSFGLSGEELFVKYNCASCHAPDRRVVGPSFLEISKKYGQSEKAIEKVARLIIKPRPENWPGMAYMPPFNIPLNEAKALARYVLIESVRNIKKEKKTDIEEILDLDAQFH, translated from the coding sequence ATGAAGAGAGCAACACTTTTAGTATTTCTTACCTTCAAGCTATCTTTCGGTCTTTCAGGAGAGGAACTATTCGTAAAATATAACTGTGCCTCCTGCCATGCTCCAGACAGAAGGGTTGTTGGGCCATCATTTTTAGAAATATCCAAAAAGTACGGTCAGAGTGAAAAAGCCATTGAAAAAGTTGCAAGACTTATAATAAAACCAAGACCTGAAAACTGGCCTGGAATGGCTTATATGCCACCTTTCAACATACCCTTAAATGAGGCAAAAGCCCTTGCCCGTTATGTTCTCATTGAATCTGTCAGAAATATCAAAAAAGAAAAGAAAACAGACATAGAAGAGATATTAGACCTTGATGCCCAGTTTCACTGA
- a CDS encoding secondary thiamine-phosphate synthase enzyme YjbQ gives MTKAYTEYLWFNTKNRRELIRITDKVQEAVKKSGIKEGLCLVSAMHLTASVFVQDDEEGLHEDIWQWLEKLAPFRQDYRHHLTGEDNADAHLKNLLTHLQVVLPVTEGKLDLGPWQEIFYAEYDGQRPKRVVIKILGI, from the coding sequence ATGACAAAGGCTTATACAGAGTATCTCTGGTTTAACACGAAAAACAGAAGAGAGTTAATCAGAATAACAGACAAAGTTCAGGAAGCAGTAAAAAAGTCTGGCATTAAAGAGGGATTATGCCTCGTATCTGCCATGCATCTGACGGCATCTGTGTTTGTTCAGGATGACGAAGAGGGACTACATGAAGATATATGGCAGTGGCTGGAAAAACTTGCACCTTTTAGACAGGATTACAGACATCATCTTACAGGTGAAGACAACGCAGATGCTCACCTGAAAAATCTCCTTACCCATCTTCAGGTTGTTCTTCCTGTTACAGAGGGAAAGTTAGATTTAGGCCCATGGCAGGAGATTTTCTATGCAGAGTATGACGGACAGAGGCCAAAAAGGGTTGTTATAAAAATACTGGGAATATGA
- a CDS encoding AAA family ATPase: MAEFLEFFAFKDDPFRITPDVDFFYMSSVHQEALSSIEYVTESGEGFAVIIGEPGTGKTITIRKFLSRLPESVEYAYILFPNLSPEEMFRAVLEDFGIEIDDNVSKNKLFSQLRNFLIKKKEERKKVLIIVDEAQNLPVETLEELRILSNLETDKEKLLQIILLGQPELERKLNLPELRQLKQRITVFFRLRNLSKNEMVDYINYRLAKAGNSSIRIEKGAYNAIYRYSNGNLRTINLIMERALMSAFVSNRHGIKKEDVLTAVDSLGLKTLKGNNKKYIISIIMLFIILAVPVYFYNLNNKDKSFTADYKKSVIKRGFVKVNKLNMRKKPSGDAEIIYVLRKGDSLDILEGREDWLKVRYKNITGWVNKKYVGPIDDKAGIRKSSDLQSKTY; encoded by the coding sequence ATGGCGGAGTTTTTAGAGTTTTTTGCATTTAAAGACGACCCATTCAGAATAACACCTGATGTTGATTTTTTTTATATGTCATCTGTGCATCAGGAGGCTTTGTCCTCAATAGAGTACGTTACGGAATCGGGGGAGGGTTTTGCTGTAATTATCGGTGAACCTGGAACAGGAAAAACAATAACGATAAGAAAATTCCTGAGCAGATTACCGGAAAGTGTTGAGTATGCTTACATTCTTTTTCCCAACCTATCCCCTGAGGAGATGTTCAGGGCAGTACTGGAGGATTTTGGAATAGAGATTGACGACAATGTATCAAAAAATAAACTTTTCTCACAGCTAAGAAACTTTTTGATTAAGAAAAAGGAAGAGAGGAAAAAGGTACTTATCATTGTTGATGAAGCCCAGAACCTTCCTGTAGAGACATTAGAAGAACTCAGAATACTGTCTAATTTGGAGACAGATAAAGAAAAACTGCTACAGATAATACTCCTTGGACAGCCGGAGTTAGAGAGAAAGCTCAATCTGCCAGAGCTTCGTCAATTAAAGCAGAGAATTACCGTATTTTTCAGACTGAGGAATCTAAGCAAAAACGAGATGGTAGATTATATAAATTACAGACTTGCAAAAGCTGGTAATTCTTCTATAAGGATAGAAAAGGGAGCTTACAATGCCATATACAGATACTCTAATGGCAATCTCAGAACAATAAATCTAATTATGGAAAGGGCTTTAATGTCAGCATTTGTGAGTAACAGGCATGGTATAAAAAAAGAAGATGTGTTAACTGCAGTGGACAGTCTTGGTCTAAAAACTTTAAAAGGAAATAATAAAAAATATATTATATCGATAATTATGCTTTTTATCATATTAGCAGTTCCTGTTTATTTCTACAATCTTAATAATAAAGATAAATCCTTTACGGCAGATTATAAAAAAAGTGTTATAAAACGGGGTTTTGTTAAGGTTAATAAACTTAACATGAGGAAAAAGCCATCGGGAGATGCAGAAATTATTTATGTTTTGAGGAAGGGAGACTCCCTTGATATTCTGGAAGGGAGAGAGGACTGGTTAAAAGTAAGGTACAAGAATATAACAGGATGGGTGAACAAAAAGTATGTGGGGCCTATAGATGATAAAGCAGGCATTAGAAAAAGTTCTGACCTACAATCTAAAACATATTGA
- the lipA gene encoding lipoyl synthase, which translates to MKPKVKSFLTEEVTKMKAMLRMLNLHTVCEEASCPNIGECFGKKTATFMIMGDRCTRKCSYCDVSHDRPLPLDPSEPHNIAKAVKMLNLRYVVITSVNRDDLPDGGASHFAKVIKAVRKENPECSIEVLIPDFLGDRKSLETVAQAEPEVINHNIETVPSLFPVVRHRGDYRRSLQIIKWIKDINPEIVSKSGIMVGLGESKEEIIEVMKDLIDANCDVLTIGQYLRPSKNHYPVKKYYTEEEFKELEEIGYSLGFKQVFSGTLVRSSYHAEEVYREAR; encoded by the coding sequence ATGAAACCGAAGGTCAAGAGCTTTTTAACAGAAGAAGTTACAAAGATGAAAGCTATGCTCAGGATGCTTAACCTTCATACTGTGTGTGAGGAGGCATCTTGTCCCAACATAGGGGAATGTTTTGGAAAAAAAACAGCTACATTTATGATAATGGGAGACAGATGCACCAGAAAGTGCAGTTACTGTGATGTCTCCCACGACAGACCCCTTCCCCTTGACCCTTCAGAGCCTCACAATATAGCAAAGGCAGTAAAAATGCTTAATCTCAGATATGTCGTTATAACATCTGTTAACAGAGATGACCTTCCTGATGGGGGAGCTTCCCATTTTGCAAAAGTTATAAAGGCCGTAAGAAAGGAAAATCCTGAATGCAGTATAGAAGTTCTGATTCCAGACTTTTTAGGCGATAGAAAATCCCTTGAAACTGTTGCTCAGGCAGAGCCAGAGGTTATAAACCACAACATAGAAACTGTCCCATCACTATTTCCTGTTGTCAGGCACAGGGGAGATTACAGAAGGTCTCTACAGATAATAAAATGGATAAAGGATATAAATCCAGAAATTGTATCAAAGTCAGGTATTATGGTTGGATTAGGTGAGAGCAAAGAGGAAATAATAGAGGTCATGAAAGACCTCATAGATGCTAACTGTGATGTTCTTACAATTGGACAATATCTCAGGCCATCAAAAAACCATTATCCAGTAAAAAAATACTACACAGAAGAGGAATTTAAAGAGCTTGAAGAGATAGGTTACTCTCTTGGATTCAAACAGGTTTTCAGCGGAACTCTTGTCAGAAGCTCTTATCACGCAGAGGAGGTTTACAGAGAAGCAAGATAG